A part of Ziziphus jujuba cultivar Dongzao chromosome 8, ASM3175591v1 genomic DNA contains:
- the LOC107414804 gene encoding protein PARALOG OF AIPP2 isoform X8, with protein MLPKLSSGGTTEEVELSPKPLCDIYSGAFTNKYEDPKGVEAHDDNISCVSRVNDAYASASNASRSVDRKNLSCSSASVSSLGPEESRKAHELVLSEVPPSKDVGAGISSPKEKKPSSYIQGKLPEGSLGHVDSSLVKDALADVVSDHKTVACKVTDPKKICLKAEAGNINDDGTPTNEVLKCSDQGQGEQEEKSSELGIGEPHLPSMSGDESDESDIVEHDVKVCDICGDAGREDMLAICSRCSDGAEHTYCMRKMLKSVPRGNWLCEECKFAEESSSQKQETEGKRMNKVSSSTHFSGKRIAENVEVAPAAKRQALEMSMGSPKASSPNRMGVLSRESSFKNLDKERVRSAQQTCLGNQSTNDMLETSRSSTAGPRLQTPKGTLLKSNSFNAGNSKPKVKLVDEVVPQKQKGAKEHTSLDIKERPSRMISKSMSFKSVNSSRSNVSDSKVKIISPKFSNVVDLKGLKQAKERNAFERKNLSKLDRPPVSSTTASSTASTLKADQASRVESSLVSHVSNNRDLKVVQCEGKPNISTKSTSNLARKTLETPIMSSVGASSTICGSATEQKLNQVSSKDEILPTYSSAIDKPSNNFDGTPPDGLPRLQETINQADKARESSVRPRPSAPVSPKGIFCQRCKEIGHAAELCTTGSPQASGNDALTARSSSREEMHRGSKLKDALYAAMLRKPEIYRNKRVLDQSDEFSPSNTDLNSEIACQDQVFVSNKLKNNILHEGSQEKKAITESSGSDSCTHSTVNNMMQDALPMTDVVFSSKVGDLDAAVPSVGKPMVKDFLGHASATLAFLSKFSPIPEYEYIWQGCFEVHRSGNILDLYGGIQAHLSTCASPRVLEMLHKFPQKLFLNEVPRMSTWPMQFHDGGAKEDNIALYFFAKDLESYERKYKSLLDGMIKNDLALKGNVEGVELLIFPSNQLPEKSQRWNMLFFLWGVFRTRRMHGPDSSKNVNIPSLDGISVEKHTPTAVMTLSENLCSPKRIDEESSSCGRNSNMFLTSNVPAQICAKVTVDCDEQKASPELTCLGLKANSVLKDSQLVSKSTSGVRLSEEMRCTSPSLQEVGLPKHGMGADVRPSLPAIGTHGSNMGEKMQLDRNYTSSLKTPLSNQEVVGVSGNVYEEKFSDSLGVSGSVGDMMPLDGVKRDGDQYKLEREVKEEDEHVNAEAALARDPMTKAVNCYQPSQRKRPHIDLMDTAPPASDLASQKMPWNGVNNMPIDGASIGKKPKTGSINMYEYSGRNSLGDGISSQGNDLGPCSLVEEKRCVESCDEKVIPEDFGTTERFFFPVDSRHVKVGDSFASRRSFSTGNEERSHDGFPNLELALGAETKPQNKGILPFFVGVVDKKNNQDKPPDKLIDDKEDDVSASLSLSLSFPFPDKEQPVKPVSKSEQLRAERRHVNTSLLLFGGFPEK; from the exons ATGCTTCCTAAGTTGTCCTCTGGTGGAACCACTGAAGAGGTTGAACTTTCTCCTAAACCTCTGTGTGATATATATTCTGGTGCCTTCACAAATAAGTACGAGGATCCCAAAGGTGTAGAAGCTCATGATGataatatttcatgtgttaGTAGAGTCAATGATGCATATGCTTCAGCCAGCAATGCTAGCAGGAGTGTAGACAGGAAGAATTTGTCATGTAGTTCAGCTTCAGTTAGTAGTTTAGGCCCAGAAGAATCCAGAAAGGCACATGAGTTAGTCTTGTCGGAGGTGCCTCCTTCAAAAGATGTTGGTGCTGGCATTAGCTCGCCAAAG GAAAAGAAACCCTCTTCTTATATTCAGGGAAAACTGCCAGAAGGTTCACTTGGACATGTTGATTCTTCATTGGTGAAAGATGCATTAGCGGATGTTGTTTCTGACCACAAAACTGTTGCATGTAAGGTTACTGACCCTAAGAAAATTTGTCTAAAGGCGGAGGCAGGGAACATAAATGATGATGGGACTCCAACAAATGAAGTTTTGAAATGTTCGGATCAAGGACAAggtgaacaagaagaaaagtccaGTGAATTAGGCATTGGGGAGCCTCATTTGCCATCCATGTCTGGCGATGAAAGTGATGAATCTGACATTGTGGAGCATGAT GTAAAAGTATGTGATATTTGTGGAGATGCAGGACGAGAGGATATGCTTGCTATTTGTAGCCGCTGCAGTGATGGTGCAGAGCATAC CTATTGTATGCGGAAAATGCTTAAGTCTGTCCCTAGAGGTAACTGGCTGTGTGAGGAATGTAAGTTTGCTGAGGAAAGCAGTAGCCAGAAGCAAG AAACTGAGGGAAAAAGAATGAATAAAGTGAGTTCAAGCACACATTTCTCTGGTAAGAGGATTGCAGAAAATGTAGAAGTGGCTCCTGCTGCAAAAAGGCAGGCTCTTGAAATGAGCATGGGTTCACCCAAGGCATCTAGCCCCAACAGAATGGGTGTTCTATCCCGTGAGTCGTCATTCAAAAACTTAGATAAGGAGAGAGTTAGGTCAGCACAACAGACTTGTTTAGGGAATCAATCCACTAATGATATGTTGGAAACATCACGCTCTTCTACTGCTGGTCCAAGGCTTCAGACACCCAAGG GGACATTATTAAAGTCAAATTCCTTTAATGCCGGAAATTCCAAACCAAAAGTTAAGCTTGTGGATGAAGTTGTTCCGCAAAAGCAAAAGGGGGCTAAAGAGCATACTTCTCTCGATATCAAAGAGAGACCTTCCAGAATGATAAGCAAATCCATGTCATTTAAATCCGTGAACTCAAGCCGATCAAATGTATCTGATTCAAAAGTGAAAATAATCTCGCCCAAGTTTAGCAATGTTGTTGATCTTAAAGGACTGAAACAAGCAAAAGAGCGGAATGCATTTGAGAGGAAAAATTTGTCTAAACTAGATCGTCCTCCTGTTAGTTCAACTACAGCTAGTTCTACCGCTTCAACACTAAAGGCTGACCAAGCATCTCGTGTTGAATCCAGTTTGGTGTCACATGTAAGCAACAACCGGGATTTGAAGGTTGTTCAGTGTGAAGGAAAACCAAATATTTCTACAAAATCAACCAGCAACCTAGCTCGTAAAACTTTAGAAACTCCTATTATGTCATCAG TTGGAGCTTCATCTACCATATGCGGTTCTGCCACCGAACAGAAGCTGAACCAAGTTAGCTCTAAGGATGAAATCTTGCCCACTTATTCTTCGGCTATTGACAAACCATCAAATAATTTTGATGGAACTCCTCCAGATGGGTTACCTCGGTTGCAGGAAACAATAAATCAGGCTGATAAAGCCAGGGAAAGCTCTGTTCGCCCCAGGCCTAGTGCTCCAGTTAGTCCTAAAGGTATTTTCTGTCAAAGATGTAAAGAAATTGGTCATGCTGCAGAATTGTGCACAACTGGTAGTCCGCAGGCTTCTGGTAATGATGCATTGACTGCTAGAAGTTCTAGTAGGGAGGAAATGCACAGAGGCAGTAAATTGAAAGATGCACTTTATGCTGCTATGCTTAGAAAGCCCGAAATATACAGAAATAAAAGAGTGCTTGATCAATCTGATGAGTTTTCCCCATCAAACACAGACTTAAATAGTGAAATAGCCTGTCAAGATCAAGTTTTCGTTTCAAAtaagttgaaaaataatattttgcatGAAGGAtcacaagaaaagaaagcaataaCCGAGAGTTCTGGCTCTGACTCTTGCACACATTCAACTGTCAATAACATGATGCAGGATGCCTTGCCCATGACTGATGTTGTGTTTTCTTCAAAAGTAGGGGACTTGGATGCGGCTGTTCCTTCTGTTGGGAAACCGATGGTGAAAGACTTCTTGGGTCATGCTTCAGCAACCTTGGCCTTTCTCTCAAAGTTTTCGCCCATTCCAGAATATGAATACATCTGGCA GGGGTGTTTTGAGGTACATAGAAGTGGTAATATTCTGGATTTATATGGTGGAATTCAAGCACATCTATCAACTTGTGCATCGCCTAGAGTTCTTGAGATGCTACACAAGTTTCCTCAGAAACTTTTCCTGAATGAAGTACCTCGCATGAGCACCTGGCCAATGCAGTTTCATGACGGTGGTGCTAAAGAAGACAACATTGCTCTTTACTTCTTTGCCAAAGATCTTGAGAG TTATGAGAGAAAGTACAAGAGCCTGTTGGATGGTAtgataaaaaatgatttagctCTCAAAGGAAATGTTGAGGGTGTTGAGCTTTTGATATTTCCATCCAATCAGCTTCCTGAGAAATCACAGC GTTGgaatatgttatttttccttTGGGGTGTCTTCCGGACGAGGAGGATGCATGGTCCAGATTCATCCAAGAACGTAAATATTCCCAGTTTGGATGGGATTTCAGTGGAAAAACATACCCCTACTGCTGTCATGACTTTATCGGAGAATCTATGTTCACCAAAGCGTATAGATGAAGAATCTTCTTCATGTGGCAGGAATTCTAATATGTTTTTAACTTCCAATGTGCCTGCCCAGATCTGTGCCAAAGTAACTGTGGATTGTGATGAACAAAAAGCTTCTCCAGAGCTGACGTGTTTGGGTTTGAAAGCGAATTCAGTGCTGAAAGATAGCCAACTGGTCTCCAAATCTACGAGCGGTGTGCGCTTGTCTGAAGAAATGAGATGCACCAGCCCTTCCTTG CAAGAAGTTGGTCTTCCAAAGCATGGAATGGGTGCAGATGTCAGACCATCCCTCCCAGCCATTGGAACACATGGCTCGAACATGGGTGAGAAGATGCAACTTGATAGAAATTATACTTCATCTTTGAAAACTCCTCTTTCCAATCAAGAGGTGGTAGGTGTTTCAGGGAATGTTTATGAGGAGAAATTTTCAGATTCCCTTGGTGTTTCGGGAAGTGTTGGTGATATGATGCCTCTGGATGGAGTGAAAAGAGATGGGGATCAGTATAAACTTGAAAGGGAAGTGAAGGAAGAAGATGAGCATGTGAATGCAGAGGCAGCTTTGGCAAGAGATCCAATGACCAAAGCAGTCAACTGTTATCAGCCTAGTCAGAGGAAACGTCCGCACATAGATCTTATGGATACAGCTCCACCCGCTTCTGATCTTGCAAGTCAGAAAATGCCTTGGAATGGAGTGAATAATATGCCGATTGATGGAGCAAGTATTGGTAAGAAGCCAAAGACAGGTTCAATTAACATGTATGAATATAGTGGAAGAAATTCTCTTGGTGATGGTATTTCATCACAGGGAAATGATCTAGGTCCCTGTTCATTAGTTGAGGAGAAGAGATGTGTTGAATCTTGTGATGAGAAAGTCATTCCGGAGGACTTTGGAACCACGGAAAGGTTCTTTTTTCCTGTAGATTCACGTCATGTGAAGGTGGGGGACAGCTTTGCATCTCGGAGAAGTTTCTCAACAGGAAATGAAGAACGGTCGCATGATGGATTTCCGAACCTTGAGCTTGCTTTAGGGGCAGAGACAAAACCTCAAAATAAGGGGATTCTGCCTTTCTTTGTTGGGGTAGTGGACAAGAAAAATAACCAGGACAAGCCTCCAGATAAACTGATAGACGATAAAGAGGATGATGTCTCTGcttctctttccctctctctttcCTTCCCTTTTCCGGACAAGGAACAACCTGTTAAACCAGTATCAAAATCAGAGCAGCTCCGGGCTGAAAGGCGCCATGTGAATACCTCACTGCTCCTCTTTGGCGGTTTTCCAGAGAAATAG
- the LOC107414804 gene encoding protein PARALOG OF AIPP2 isoform X7, translating to MLHKRKERTVEELYSATDVVMQPKITPVLRGSYRMQGPVDETDHDTQTNMVSFQSENKFDNCSMSRKVHMRGESGACNVCAAPCSSCMHFSRAIMGSKTDEYSDENCRVNIGSQYSVNGGDTSSSFKSKTCDSLQHTTSETSNLISVNSSHDSLSENADSKATLRSSNVADTLEVEMLPKLSSGGTTEEVELSPKPLCDIYSGAFTNKYEDPKGVEAHDDNISCVSRVNDAYASASNASRSVDRKNLSCSSASVSSLGPEESRKAHELVLSEVPPSKDVGAGISSPKEKKPSSYIQGKLPEGSLGHVDSSLVKDALADVVSDHKTVACKVTDPKKICLKAEAGNINDDGTPTNEVLKCSDQGQGEQEEKSSELGIGEPHLPSMSGDESDESDIVEHDVKVCDICGDAGREDMLAICSRCSDGAEHTYCMRKMLKSVPRGNWLCEECKFAEESSSQKQETEGKRMNKVSSSTHFSGKRIAENVEVAPAAKRQALEMSMGSPKASSPNRMGVLSRESSFKNLDKERVRSAQQTCLGNQSTNDMLETSRSSTAGPRLQTPKGTLLKSNSFNAGNSKPKVKLVDEVVPQKQKGAKEHTSLDIKERPSRMISKSMSFKSVNSSRSNVSDSKVKIISPKFSNVVDLKGLKQAKERNAFERKNLSKLDRPPVSSTTASSTASTLKADQASRVESSLVSHVSNNRDLKVVQCEGKPNISTKSTSNLARKTLETPIMSSVGASSTICGSATEQKLNQVSSKDEILPTYSSAIDKPSNNFDGTPPDGLPRLQETINQADKARESSVRPRPSAPVSPKGDLDAAVPSVGKPMVKDFLGHASATLAFLSKFSPIPEYEYIWQGCFEVHRSGNILDLYGGIQAHLSTCASPRVLEMLHKFPQKLFLNEVPRMSTWPMQFHDGGAKEDNIALYFFAKDLESYERKYKSLLDGMIKNDLALKGNVEGVELLIFPSNQLPEKSQRWNMLFFLWGVFRTRRMHGPDSSKNVNIPSLDGISVEKHTPTAVMTLSENLCSPKRIDEESSSCGRNSNMFLTSNVPAQICAKVTVDCDEQKASPELTCLGLKANSVLKDSQLVSKSTSGVRLSEEMRCTSPSLQEVGLPKHGMGADVRPSLPAIGTHGSNMGEKMQLDRNYTSSLKTPLSNQEVVGVSGNVYEEKFSDSLGVSGSVGDMMPLDGVKRDGDQYKLEREVKEEDEHVNAEAALARDPMTKAVNCYQPSQRKRPHIDLMDTAPPASDLASQKMPWNGVNNMPIDGASIGKKPKTGSINMYEYSGRNSLGDGISSQGNDLGPCSLVEEKRCVESCDEKVIPEDFGTTERFFFPVDSRHVKVGDSFASRRSFSTGNEERSHDGFPNLELALGAETKPQNKGILPFFVGVVDKKNNQDKPPDKLIDDKEDDVSASLSLSLSFPFPDKEQPVKPVSKSEQLRAERRHVNTSLLLFGGFPEK from the exons ATGTTGCATAAACGGAAGGAACGGACAGTCGAAGAGCTCTACAGCGCAACGGACGTGGTTATGCAACCGAAG ATCACACCAGTTCTAAGAGGGAGTTATCGCATGCAAGGTCCTGTTGATGAGACTGATCATGATACTCAGACGAATATG GTGTCATTTCAATctgaaaacaaatttgataaCTGTTCCATGAGTCGTAAAGTTCATATGAGAGGTGAGTCTGGGGCCTGTAACGTCTGTGCTGCTCCCTGTTCATCGTGTATGCATTTCAGTCGAGCTATCATGGGGTCGAAGACTGATGAATATTCTGATGAGAACTGTCGTGTAAACATTGGTAGTCAGTATTCTGTCAATGGGGGTGATACTTCTTCGTCTTTTAAGAGTAAGACATGTGACAGCTTACAGCATACTACCAGTGAAACAAGTAACTTAATTAGTGTCAATTCTAGTCATGATTCTTTATCTGAAAATGCTGACAGCAAAGCAACCTTAAGGTCCTCTAATGTAGCTGATACTTTAGAAGTTGAAATGCTTCCTAAGTTGTCCTCTGGTGGAACCACTGAAGAGGTTGAACTTTCTCCTAAACCTCTGTGTGATATATATTCTGGTGCCTTCACAAATAAGTACGAGGATCCCAAAGGTGTAGAAGCTCATGATGataatatttcatgtgttaGTAGAGTCAATGATGCATATGCTTCAGCCAGCAATGCTAGCAGGAGTGTAGACAGGAAGAATTTGTCATGTAGTTCAGCTTCAGTTAGTAGTTTAGGCCCAGAAGAATCCAGAAAGGCACATGAGTTAGTCTTGTCGGAGGTGCCTCCTTCAAAAGATGTTGGTGCTGGCATTAGCTCGCCAAAG GAAAAGAAACCCTCTTCTTATATTCAGGGAAAACTGCCAGAAGGTTCACTTGGACATGTTGATTCTTCATTGGTGAAAGATGCATTAGCGGATGTTGTTTCTGACCACAAAACTGTTGCATGTAAGGTTACTGACCCTAAGAAAATTTGTCTAAAGGCGGAGGCAGGGAACATAAATGATGATGGGACTCCAACAAATGAAGTTTTGAAATGTTCGGATCAAGGACAAggtgaacaagaagaaaagtccaGTGAATTAGGCATTGGGGAGCCTCATTTGCCATCCATGTCTGGCGATGAAAGTGATGAATCTGACATTGTGGAGCATGAT GTAAAAGTATGTGATATTTGTGGAGATGCAGGACGAGAGGATATGCTTGCTATTTGTAGCCGCTGCAGTGATGGTGCAGAGCATAC CTATTGTATGCGGAAAATGCTTAAGTCTGTCCCTAGAGGTAACTGGCTGTGTGAGGAATGTAAGTTTGCTGAGGAAAGCAGTAGCCAGAAGCAAG AAACTGAGGGAAAAAGAATGAATAAAGTGAGTTCAAGCACACATTTCTCTGGTAAGAGGATTGCAGAAAATGTAGAAGTGGCTCCTGCTGCAAAAAGGCAGGCTCTTGAAATGAGCATGGGTTCACCCAAGGCATCTAGCCCCAACAGAATGGGTGTTCTATCCCGTGAGTCGTCATTCAAAAACTTAGATAAGGAGAGAGTTAGGTCAGCACAACAGACTTGTTTAGGGAATCAATCCACTAATGATATGTTGGAAACATCACGCTCTTCTACTGCTGGTCCAAGGCTTCAGACACCCAAGG GGACATTATTAAAGTCAAATTCCTTTAATGCCGGAAATTCCAAACCAAAAGTTAAGCTTGTGGATGAAGTTGTTCCGCAAAAGCAAAAGGGGGCTAAAGAGCATACTTCTCTCGATATCAAAGAGAGACCTTCCAGAATGATAAGCAAATCCATGTCATTTAAATCCGTGAACTCAAGCCGATCAAATGTATCTGATTCAAAAGTGAAAATAATCTCGCCCAAGTTTAGCAATGTTGTTGATCTTAAAGGACTGAAACAAGCAAAAGAGCGGAATGCATTTGAGAGGAAAAATTTGTCTAAACTAGATCGTCCTCCTGTTAGTTCAACTACAGCTAGTTCTACCGCTTCAACACTAAAGGCTGACCAAGCATCTCGTGTTGAATCCAGTTTGGTGTCACATGTAAGCAACAACCGGGATTTGAAGGTTGTTCAGTGTGAAGGAAAACCAAATATTTCTACAAAATCAACCAGCAACCTAGCTCGTAAAACTTTAGAAACTCCTATTATGTCATCAG TTGGAGCTTCATCTACCATATGCGGTTCTGCCACCGAACAGAAGCTGAACCAAGTTAGCTCTAAGGATGAAATCTTGCCCACTTATTCTTCGGCTATTGACAAACCATCAAATAATTTTGATGGAACTCCTCCAGATGGGTTACCTCGGTTGCAGGAAACAATAAATCAGGCTGATAAAGCCAGGGAAAGCTCTGTTCGCCCCAGGCCTAGTGCTCCAGTTAGTCCTAAAG GGGACTTGGATGCGGCTGTTCCTTCTGTTGGGAAACCGATGGTGAAAGACTTCTTGGGTCATGCTTCAGCAACCTTGGCCTTTCTCTCAAAGTTTTCGCCCATTCCAGAATATGAATACATCTGGCA GGGGTGTTTTGAGGTACATAGAAGTGGTAATATTCTGGATTTATATGGTGGAATTCAAGCACATCTATCAACTTGTGCATCGCCTAGAGTTCTTGAGATGCTACACAAGTTTCCTCAGAAACTTTTCCTGAATGAAGTACCTCGCATGAGCACCTGGCCAATGCAGTTTCATGACGGTGGTGCTAAAGAAGACAACATTGCTCTTTACTTCTTTGCCAAAGATCTTGAGAG TTATGAGAGAAAGTACAAGAGCCTGTTGGATGGTAtgataaaaaatgatttagctCTCAAAGGAAATGTTGAGGGTGTTGAGCTTTTGATATTTCCATCCAATCAGCTTCCTGAGAAATCACAGC GTTGgaatatgttatttttccttTGGGGTGTCTTCCGGACGAGGAGGATGCATGGTCCAGATTCATCCAAGAACGTAAATATTCCCAGTTTGGATGGGATTTCAGTGGAAAAACATACCCCTACTGCTGTCATGACTTTATCGGAGAATCTATGTTCACCAAAGCGTATAGATGAAGAATCTTCTTCATGTGGCAGGAATTCTAATATGTTTTTAACTTCCAATGTGCCTGCCCAGATCTGTGCCAAAGTAACTGTGGATTGTGATGAACAAAAAGCTTCTCCAGAGCTGACGTGTTTGGGTTTGAAAGCGAATTCAGTGCTGAAAGATAGCCAACTGGTCTCCAAATCTACGAGCGGTGTGCGCTTGTCTGAAGAAATGAGATGCACCAGCCCTTCCTTG CAAGAAGTTGGTCTTCCAAAGCATGGAATGGGTGCAGATGTCAGACCATCCCTCCCAGCCATTGGAACACATGGCTCGAACATGGGTGAGAAGATGCAACTTGATAGAAATTATACTTCATCTTTGAAAACTCCTCTTTCCAATCAAGAGGTGGTAGGTGTTTCAGGGAATGTTTATGAGGAGAAATTTTCAGATTCCCTTGGTGTTTCGGGAAGTGTTGGTGATATGATGCCTCTGGATGGAGTGAAAAGAGATGGGGATCAGTATAAACTTGAAAGGGAAGTGAAGGAAGAAGATGAGCATGTGAATGCAGAGGCAGCTTTGGCAAGAGATCCAATGACCAAAGCAGTCAACTGTTATCAGCCTAGTCAGAGGAAACGTCCGCACATAGATCTTATGGATACAGCTCCACCCGCTTCTGATCTTGCAAGTCAGAAAATGCCTTGGAATGGAGTGAATAATATGCCGATTGATGGAGCAAGTATTGGTAAGAAGCCAAAGACAGGTTCAATTAACATGTATGAATATAGTGGAAGAAATTCTCTTGGTGATGGTATTTCATCACAGGGAAATGATCTAGGTCCCTGTTCATTAGTTGAGGAGAAGAGATGTGTTGAATCTTGTGATGAGAAAGTCATTCCGGAGGACTTTGGAACCACGGAAAGGTTCTTTTTTCCTGTAGATTCACGTCATGTGAAGGTGGGGGACAGCTTTGCATCTCGGAGAAGTTTCTCAACAGGAAATGAAGAACGGTCGCATGATGGATTTCCGAACCTTGAGCTTGCTTTAGGGGCAGAGACAAAACCTCAAAATAAGGGGATTCTGCCTTTCTTTGTTGGGGTAGTGGACAAGAAAAATAACCAGGACAAGCCTCCAGATAAACTGATAGACGATAAAGAGGATGATGTCTCTGcttctctttccctctctctttcCTTCCCTTTTCCGGACAAGGAACAACCTGTTAAACCAGTATCAAAATCAGAGCAGCTCCGGGCTGAAAGGCGCCATGTGAATACCTCACTGCTCCTCTTTGGCGGTTTTCCAGAGAAATAG